DNA from Alphaproteobacteria bacterium SS10:
AGCTGTTTGAAGAGGGCATCCCCCTCACCGGCAAAGGCATTTAAGGCATCCGCGTCCAGAACGGTGGCGCCAACAGAGGCAAGACCACGCTCTACATACTCTTTGGGTGACGGCAGATCGGCCAAACCGGGGCCCATTACAACGCTATCGGGCCTAAACCGTTTGAGGCAGGCATCCCAGCTCTCCACCCCTTCGATCTCAGCGACCAATAGCGCGCGTTCCCGTTGTCTAAGTGACGGCGTGGCACTGGATGGCGCTGCAATGCCAACCAGCCCGGCACCAGCTCGAAGCCCTGCCCCACCGGCTAAAGCGGCAGCGCCTGTCATCCAGGGGCCACCCAGAATCCATAGGCGCCCACGCTGATACTTGTGTTCAGCCATCTTGCGGTCAGGAATGTCAGAAGCCCAGCAATCGGGGTGGTTGAGGCCATAGAGCTGATCCGGCTCAGCAACATTGGCTGGGGTCAACCCTATCTCGGCGACCTCCAATAGGCCCGCTAGCTGGCGACCTGGTTGCAAGTAATGCCCGGGTTTTGGCCTAAAGAAGGTTACGGTCGCATCGGCCTTAACGGCAGCGCCACGAACGGCACCGGTTCGGCCATCAACGCCACTCGGAATATCAATCGCGATCACGGTCGAACTAGCGTCGTTTATTGACTGCACGAGGCTGGCGGCATCGCCGCCCAAATCCTTGTTAAGCCCGGCACCGAACAACCCATCTATTATATAGGTGACATCCGGCAGTGCATTTGTGGCCAAGGGCACAGCGTGCCCCCAGGCGCTGATCGCTTTGCCGCGATCACTATTGGGATCAGTAGATGGATCACCTGGTTCAATCGCTTCAGGCCAGGCCACGACCTCAACCCGCCATCCAGCCTCCCGCAGCTTTGCAGCCGCAACCAACCCATCTGCACCATTATTCCCAGGCCCGCACACAACCAGCACGGGTCCCTTCGGATAGCCGAACATTAGATGCTGGGCGACGGCGCCACTGGCGGCCAACATAAGGTCCCAGCTATCGCCACCCATGTCGACATAGCGGGCATCGGCCCGACCAGCCTGGTCAGGTGTCAGCAACCATTGGGTATCTGGGAAGGCCATGGAAGCGGTCCCGGCGAAACAAACTCAACCGGTTTAAGCATATAGAGATGTCTTAAAGGGGGGAACTGGGGCGACTGACGGGATTTGAACCCGCGACAGCTCGGATCACAACCGAGTGCTCTACCCCTGAGCTACAGTCGCCACACGCGCGTTGGGTTGGGCCAGCTGGCCTCGCCAGAGCGCGGTGCGTACGTTTGAAACATCGGCGATATAAAATCAAGCCTCTAGCAAGCGCATAAGCGCACGCGGAACAAACACGTTGCTGCCTAAAAAAGCGGCAACTGCCTAAATCACAAGCCGCGGCCCGTGGATTAGCTGTGCATCGACTAGACGCTAAAAGGCGAAGAACCGCAGTTTTCCTGACTTCTTACTGATGCCTTAAGGCTGGCACAGACCCTGCAATCCGCGCGGGGTGTTTTATTGCTGACCGAACCTTCCCCAACAGAAAGCCTTCCCATGAAAAAGATCGAAGCGATCATCAAGCCGTTCAAACTCGATGAGGTTAAAGAAGCCCTCCATGAGATTGGCATCAAGGGCCTGACCGTGACGGAGGCAAAAGGCTTTGGTCGTCAGAAAGGTCATACCGAGCTGTATCGGGGTGCTGAGTATGTCGTCGACTTCCTGCCAAAGGTGAAGGTCGAGGTCATTATGGATGATGAGTTGGTCGAACGTGCGATTGAAGCCATTCAAACCGCCGCGCAAACCAGCCGCATCGGTGACGGCAAGATCTTTGTCTCAGCGATTGAAGAAGTAATCCGCATTCGGACCGGCGAGCGCGGTAGCGAGGCCGTCTAACCCACCCTCTTTTTAGAATTCGACTGGCTGGCCGAACGCCCAATAGAGATGGGCCAGGCCACCCGAGCGGCGAAACGCGGGGGACGCCACTCACAAAAGCCAGACGATCCCACTCCTCCCAGGCCGCGCGCTTAGCGGTCACATATCTCACCATTAAATGAAGGATGACGCCACCATGGCAGACGTGAAGACGATCATGGAAATGATCAAAGAGCACGACATCAAATTCGTGGATTTCCGCTTCAGCGATCCACGCGGGAAGATGCAGCACACCGCCCAGCATGTGAACACGATCGACGAAGAGATGCTGACTGAAGGCGTGATGTTCGACGGCTCCTCGATCGCTGGTTGGAAGGCGATTAATGAGTCCGACATGATCCTCAAGCCGGACCTGTCCACCGCCCATATGGACCCGTTCTCAGCCCAGCCACTGCTGAACCTGTTCTGCGACGTTTACGAGCCATCCACTGGCCAGCCGTATGCCCGTGACCCACGCTCAACCGCTAAAGCTGCTGAAGCCT
Protein-coding regions in this window:
- a CDS encoding NAD(P)H-hydrate dehydratase: MAFPDTQWLLTPDQAGRADARYVDMGGDSWDLMLAASGAVAQHLMFGYPKGPVLVVCGPGNNGADGLVAAAKLREAGWRVEVVAWPEAIEPGDPSTDPNSDRGKAISAWGHAVPLATNALPDVTYIIDGLFGAGLNKDLGGDAASLVQSINDASSTVIAIDIPSGVDGRTGAVRGAAVKADATVTFFRPKPGHYLQPGRQLAGLLEVAEIGLTPANVAEPDQLYGLNHPDCWASDIPDRKMAEHKYQRGRLWILGGPWMTGAAALAGGAGLRAGAGLVGIAAPSSATPSLRQRERALLVAEIEGVESWDACLKRFRPDSVVMGPGLADLPSPKEYVERGLASVGATVLDADALNAFAGEGDALFKQLPGQTVLTPHEGEFARLFPELQGTRIDRVLAAAEKSGAVLVLKGPDTVIAGPDGRVLINTNGTPALATAGTGDVLAGIIGAYLARRVSAFSAAAAGVYNHAEAARAADAGTAGVIADDLLLNISKA
- a CDS encoding P-II family nitrogen regulator, producing the protein MKKIEAIIKPFKLDEVKEALHEIGIKGLTVTEAKGFGRQKGHTELYRGAEYVVDFLPKVKVEVIMDDELVERAIEAIQTAAQTSRIGDGKIFVSAIEEVIRIRTGERGSEAV